In a single window of the Deinococcus aetherius genome:
- a CDS encoding phage holin family protein: protein MGFLIRLLVNALALYLVTRVYAGVTFAPGAGAGAVILAALVLGIVNALIRPVLLLLSLPVNLLTLGLFTLVVNGVVLWIVAAVTALNVAGLGAAIIGALILTVISWVLDAVVNALGLDGGRD from the coding sequence ATGGGCTTCCTGATTCGACTGCTCGTGAACGCGCTGGCGCTGTACCTCGTGACGCGGGTGTACGCGGGCGTGACGTTCGCGCCGGGGGCGGGCGCGGGTGCTGTCATCCTCGCCGCCCTCGTGCTGGGCATCGTGAACGCGCTCATCCGGCCCGTGCTGCTGCTGCTGAGCCTGCCGGTCAACCTCCTCACGCTGGGGCTGTTCACGCTGGTGGTGAACGGGGTGGTGCTGTGGATCGTGGCGGCGGTGACGGCGCTGAACGTGGCGGGCCTCGGGGCCGCGATCATCGGGGCGCTGATCCTGACGGTGATCTCGTGGGTGCTCGACGCCGTGGTGAACGCGCTGGGGCTGGACGGGGGCCGGGAT